In Pseudomonas sp. MM213, a genomic segment contains:
- the mug gene encoding G/U mismatch-specific DNA glycosylase has protein sequence MTGNRLEDRLAEHLAVVFCGINPGMMAAAQGHHFAGRSNRFWRTLHLAGFTPQEVRPEDDRTIVQYHCGLTAVVERPTARADQLSVDEFIAAAAQFEQKIAHYAPRFVAFLGKAAYGALSGQRNVAWGLQSQTFGNASVWVLPNPSGRNRAFTLDQLVDAYRQLYLAQLGVK, from the coding sequence ATGACGGGCAACAGACTCGAAGACAGGCTGGCTGAGCATCTGGCGGTGGTTTTTTGTGGCATTAACCCCGGCATGATGGCCGCCGCCCAAGGGCATCATTTTGCGGGCCGCAGCAATCGCTTCTGGCGCACCCTTCATCTGGCCGGTTTTACGCCGCAGGAAGTTCGTCCGGAAGATGACCGGACAATCGTGCAGTATCACTGTGGATTAACGGCCGTGGTTGAGCGGCCAACGGCGCGCGCGGATCAGTTGTCGGTGGATGAATTCATCGCCGCCGCTGCGCAGTTCGAACAGAAGATCGCGCACTATGCGCCACGCTTTGTAGCTTTTCTCGGCAAGGCCGCCTATGGCGCGTTATCCGGCCAGCGCAACGTGGCCTGGGGGCTTCAGTCGCAAACGTTCGGTAACGCCTCGGTCTGGGTCTTGCCCAACCCCAGTGGCCGCAATCGCGCTTTCACCCTGGATCAACTGGTTGACGCGTATCGACAACTCTATCTGGCCCAACTTGGTGTTAAATAG
- a CDS encoding amidase, whose amino-acid sequence MIEVTEVSIAELRAALESGQTTAVELVQAYLARIDAYDGPDTATALNAVVVRNPEALNEARASDARRAKGQTLGPLDGIPYTAKDSYLVKGLTAASGSPAFAHLIAYRDAFTIERLRATGAICLGKTNMPPMANGGMQRGVYGRAESPYNADYLTAPFASGSSNGAGTATAASFAAFGLAEETWSSGRGPASNNGLCAYTPSRGVISVRGNWPLTPTMDVVVPFARTMADLLEVLDVVVAEDPDTRGDLWRLQPWVPIPSVASVRPASYAELAANTDALAGKRLGVPRMYINADPDAGTSDAPGIGGPTGQRINTRPSVIGLWEEARKALEAAGAEVIEVDFPLVSNCEGDRPGAPTVFTRGLVSKEFLHHELWDLTAWAFDDFLQANGDPKLNRLVDVDGPLIFPHDPGTLPNREGDLVAGMDEYVRMAERGITPWDQISTVPDGLRGLEKTRRIDLEDWMDRLGLDAVLFPTVADVAPANADVDPASADIAWSNGIWVANGNLAIRHLGVPTVTVPMGVMPDIGMPVGLTFAGRAYDDSTLLRFASAFESTGTKRMIPPRTPPLSAAKK is encoded by the coding sequence ATGATCGAAGTCACTGAAGTGTCCATTGCCGAACTGCGCGCGGCGCTCGAATCCGGGCAGACCACCGCCGTCGAACTGGTGCAGGCTTACCTGGCCCGGATCGATGCCTACGATGGCCCAGACACCGCCACCGCGCTCAACGCCGTGGTGGTGCGCAATCCCGAGGCGCTCAATGAAGCGCGGGCGTCCGATGCCCGTCGGGCCAAAGGTCAAACGCTGGGGCCGCTCGATGGCATTCCCTATACCGCCAAAGACAGTTATCTGGTCAAAGGGCTGACCGCCGCCTCTGGCAGCCCCGCTTTCGCCCACCTGATTGCCTATCGCGATGCGTTCACCATCGAACGGCTTCGCGCCACGGGTGCGATCTGCCTGGGCAAAACCAACATGCCGCCGATGGCGAACGGCGGCATGCAGCGCGGGGTCTACGGCCGTGCCGAAAGCCCGTACAACGCTGACTACCTCACCGCCCCTTTTGCTTCGGGTTCGTCGAATGGCGCCGGGACGGCGACCGCCGCCAGTTTCGCGGCCTTCGGTCTCGCGGAAGAAACCTGGTCGAGCGGTCGCGGTCCGGCCTCAAACAACGGTTTGTGCGCCTACACGCCGTCGCGCGGGGTGATCTCGGTGCGCGGCAACTGGCCGCTGACGCCGACCATGGACGTCGTCGTGCCCTTCGCCAGAACCATGGCCGACCTGCTCGAAGTGCTCGACGTGGTGGTGGCGGAAGATCCCGACACCCGTGGCGATCTGTGGCGGCTGCAACCCTGGGTGCCGATTCCGAGCGTCGCCTCGGTGCGCCCGGCGTCCTATGCCGAACTTGCGGCGAACACCGATGCACTGGCCGGCAAACGCCTCGGCGTTCCGCGCATGTACATCAACGCCGATCCCGACGCGGGCACGAGCGACGCACCGGGCATCGGTGGGCCGACGGGGCAGCGCATCAACACGCGTCCATCGGTGATCGGGCTCTGGGAAGAGGCCCGCAAGGCACTTGAAGCGGCGGGCGCCGAAGTGATTGAAGTCGACTTCCCGCTGGTCTCCAATTGCGAGGGTGATCGTCCGGGTGCGCCGACGGTGTTTACCCGAGGCCTGGTGTCGAAAGAGTTCCTGCACCATGAGTTGTGGGACCTGACGGCCTGGGCATTCGACGATTTCCTGCAGGCCAACGGCGACCCGAAATTGAACCGTCTGGTCGATGTCGACGGGCCGCTGATTTTCCCGCACGACCCGGGAACCCTGCCCAACCGCGAGGGCGACCTGGTCGCCGGCATGGACGAATACGTGCGGATGGCCGAGCGTGGCATCACGCCGTGGGATCAGATATCCACTGTGCCTGATGGCTTGCGCGGGCTGGAAAAAACCCGTCGAATCGACCTGGAAGACTGGATGGATCGGCTGGGGCTCGATGCGGTGCTGTTCCCGACAGTGGCCGACGTTGCGCCGGCGAATGCCGATGTCGACCCGGCCTCTGCGGACATCGCCTGGAGCAACGGCATCTGGGTGGCCAACGGCAACCTCGCCATCCGGCATTTGGGTGTGCCAACGGTCACCGTGCCGATGGGCGTGATGCCGGACATCGGCATGCCCGTCGGCCTGACGTTTGCCGGCCGCGCCTACGACGATTCGACGCTGCTGCGCTTCGCCTCGGCATTCGAATCGACGGGGACCAAGCGCATGATCCCGCCTCGAACCCCACCGTTGTCGGCCGCTAAAAAGTAG
- a CDS encoding glutathione S-transferase family protein has protein sequence MKFFFHPSPNPMKVALLLEELQTPYELIGVDTFKGEQHQPAFLAINPNAKVPALVDGDATVFDSQAILLHLAQKHQRFLPTSVAGQAELLSWLMFIATGLSPFSGQAVHFLHHAPEDLAYAKNRYLKEVERHYRVLDQRLADHQYLAGDTYSIADMALWGWANYAPYILGENGLAAYPNVKRLFDEISARPAAVRAHGLKEKLVLKAEFDEETRRNLFPQNQAQ, from the coding sequence ATGAAATTCTTTTTCCACCCTTCGCCAAACCCGATGAAAGTCGCCCTGCTGCTTGAAGAACTGCAAACGCCGTACGAATTGATCGGCGTCGACACCTTCAAGGGCGAGCAACACCAGCCAGCCTTTCTGGCGATCAACCCGAACGCCAAAGTGCCAGCGCTGGTCGATGGCGACGCCACCGTGTTCGACTCCCAGGCGATCCTGTTGCACCTCGCGCAAAAACATCAGCGCTTCCTGCCGACCTCCGTTGCCGGCCAGGCCGAACTGCTGTCTTGGTTGATGTTCATCGCCACCGGCCTGTCGCCGTTTTCCGGCCAGGCGGTGCACTTCCTGCACCACGCCCCGGAAGACCTGGCCTACGCAAAAAACCGTTACCTCAAGGAAGTCGAACGTCATTACCGCGTGCTCGATCAGCGCCTGGCCGACCATCAATACCTGGCCGGCGACACCTATAGCATCGCCGACATGGCGCTGTGGGGCTGGGCCAATTACGCGCCATACATCCTCGGCGAAAACGGTTTGGCGGCGTACCCGAACGTCAAGCGCCTGTTCGATGAAATCAGCGCTCGCCCGGCGGCCGTACGTGCTCACGGCCTCAAAGAGAAGCTGGTACTGAAAGCGGAATTCGACGAAGAAACCCGTCGCAATCTGTTCCCGCAGAACCAGGCGCAGTAA
- a CDS encoding chalcone isomerase family protein, producing MTRPRSPLRHTLWLLVLLGNHALANWQESLPGAQIVGTGEFRMFGFDIYNARLWSAAQPFASDQPFALELIYQRRISRDDLVQASVEEIKRLSGASVSVGQLAAWQAQMQQAFVDVQAGTRLIGVYLPGQGTRFFVGPQLQYEVTDPVFARAFFDIWLDPRTSNPELREQLLGIAKP from the coding sequence ATGACCCGACCACGATCACCTCTGCGACATACCCTGTGGCTGTTGGTATTACTGGGCAACCACGCGTTGGCCAATTGGCAGGAGTCTTTGCCTGGCGCCCAAATCGTTGGTACCGGCGAGTTCCGGATGTTCGGTTTCGATATTTACAACGCTCGTCTGTGGAGCGCCGCGCAGCCATTTGCGAGCGACCAGCCGTTCGCCCTGGAGCTGATTTATCAGCGCAGGATTTCCCGGGACGATCTGGTCCAGGCCAGCGTCGAAGAAATCAAACGACTGTCGGGCGCATCGGTGAGTGTCGGGCAACTCGCGGCATGGCAGGCGCAGATGCAGCAGGCGTTTGTCGATGTGCAGGCCGGGACCCGACTCATCGGGGTTTACTTGCCGGGGCAGGGCACACGTTTTTTTGTCGGCCCGCAGTTGCAGTACGAGGTGACGGACCCGGTGTTCGCCCGGGCGTTTTTTGATATCTGGCTTGACCCGCGCACGAGCAACCCCGAATTGCGAGAGCAGTTGTTGGGCATTGCAAAACCCTGA
- a CDS encoding CoA transferase subunit A: MAGFDKRVSSYKEALAGLEDGMTVIAGGFGLCGIPENLIAEIKRKGTRDLTVVSNNCGVDGFGLGVLLEDRQIKKVVASYVGENKLFEDQLLKGEIEVVLTPQGTLAEKMRAGGAGIPAFFTATGVGTPVAEGKEVREFHGRKYLMEESITGDFAIVKGWKADHFGNVIYRHTAQNFNPLAATAGKITVVEVEEIVEPGELDPAQIHTPGIYVDRVICGTFEKRIEQRTVRK, encoded by the coding sequence ATGGCAGGTTTCGACAAGCGCGTGAGTTCCTACAAGGAAGCTCTGGCAGGTCTTGAAGACGGCATGACGGTAATCGCTGGCGGCTTCGGCCTGTGCGGCATTCCGGAAAACCTGATCGCCGAGATCAAGCGCAAAGGCACCCGTGACCTGACCGTGGTTTCCAACAACTGCGGCGTCGACGGTTTCGGTCTCGGCGTGCTGCTGGAAGACCGGCAGATCAAAAAAGTAGTGGCCTCCTACGTTGGCGAAAACAAGCTGTTCGAAGACCAACTGCTGAAAGGCGAAATCGAAGTCGTCCTGACGCCCCAAGGCACCCTCGCCGAAAAAATGCGCGCAGGCGGCGCTGGCATCCCGGCATTCTTCACGGCTACTGGCGTCGGCACCCCGGTCGCCGAAGGCAAGGAAGTGCGCGAATTCCACGGTCGCAAGTACCTGATGGAAGAATCCATCACCGGTGACTTCGCCATCGTCAAAGGCTGGAAAGCCGACCATTTCGGCAACGTCATCTACCGCCACACCGCCCAGAACTTCAACCCGCTGGCCGCCACCGCCGGCAAGATCACCGTGGTCGAAGTCGAAGAAATCGTCGAACCCGGCGAGCTGGACCCGGCGCAGATCCACACCCCTGGCATCTACGTCGACCGGGTCATTTGCGGCACGTTCGAGAAGCGCATCGAACAGCGCACCGTGCGTAAGTGA
- a CDS encoding Nramp family divalent metal transporter, which yields MKFSLPKVATAPFCPPEVAGSVAVDPRASFFKRVLRFAGPGLLVSIGYMDPGNWATAIEAGSRFGYSLLFVVLLASLAGMVVQCLCSRLGIATGRDLAQLSRERYSTRTARTQWVLAEISIIATDLAEVLGCALAFHLLLGCSLSVGIALTAFDTLLVLALQNRGFRRLEAIMLVLVSTIGVCFFVELLLIKPYWPDVARGFTPSLSAIGDAAPLYLAIGILGATVMPHNLYLHTSIVQTRMIGKDLASKQDAVKLARIDTIGSLALALLVNAAILILAAAAFHKTGHTDVVDIQDAYHLLDPLVGGALASVLFGVALLASGQSSTFTGTIAGQVIMEGYLNLRIPCWQRRLITRGLALIPAFIGVWLMGDNAIGKLLVLSQVVLSLQLPFALYPLIRMTNDHKLMGPFVNRLPTRVLAWGLFAVISGANSWLILQFFG from the coding sequence GTGAAATTCAGTTTGCCCAAAGTCGCCACTGCGCCGTTTTGTCCTCCGGAAGTGGCGGGCAGCGTTGCTGTTGACCCTCGCGCGTCATTTTTCAAACGTGTCCTGCGTTTCGCCGGACCGGGCTTGCTGGTGTCCATCGGCTACATGGACCCGGGCAACTGGGCCACCGCCATCGAGGCCGGTTCGCGGTTTGGTTACAGCCTGTTGTTTGTGGTGTTGCTGGCGAGTCTGGCGGGGATGGTGGTGCAGTGTTTGTGCTCGCGCCTTGGCATTGCCACCGGGCGCGATCTGGCGCAGTTGTCCCGCGAGCGCTACAGCACGCGGACCGCTCGGACCCAATGGGTGCTGGCGGAAATCTCGATCATCGCCACCGACCTCGCCGAAGTGCTCGGCTGTGCGCTGGCGTTCCATCTGCTGTTGGGCTGTTCGCTGAGCGTCGGCATCGCCCTCACGGCGTTCGACACGCTGCTGGTGCTGGCCCTGCAGAACCGTGGCTTTCGCCGACTGGAAGCGATCATGCTGGTGCTGGTGAGCACCATCGGTGTGTGTTTCTTCGTTGAATTGTTGTTGATCAAGCCTTACTGGCCGGACGTCGCACGGGGTTTCACGCCGTCACTGTCGGCCATCGGCGATGCGGCGCCGCTGTACCTGGCCATCGGGATTCTCGGGGCCACGGTCATGCCGCATAACTTGTACCTGCACACCTCGATCGTACAGACCCGGATGATCGGCAAGGACCTGGCCAGCAAGCAGGACGCGGTGAAACTGGCGCGCATCGACACCATCGGTTCCCTGGCGCTGGCGCTGCTGGTGAACGCGGCGATCCTGATCCTCGCGGCCGCGGCCTTCCACAAGACCGGACACACCGATGTGGTGGACATTCAGGACGCCTATCACTTGCTCGACCCGCTGGTGGGCGGCGCGTTGGCCAGCGTGCTGTTTGGCGTCGCGTTGCTGGCGTCCGGTCAAAGTTCGACGTTCACCGGCACCATCGCCGGGCAAGTGATCATGGAGGGTTACCTCAACCTGCGGATTCCCTGCTGGCAACGGCGCTTGATTACCCGGGGGCTGGCGTTGATCCCGGCGTTTATCGGTGTCTGGCTGATGGGGGATAACGCGATTGGCAAACTGCTGGTGTTGAGTCAGGTGGTGCTGAGTTTGCAGTTGCCGTTTGCGTTGTATCCGTTGATTCGCATGACCAATGATCACAAGTTGATGGGGCCGTTTGTGAATCGATTGCCGACGCGAGTGTTGGCGTGGGGGTTGTTTGCGGTGATCAGTGGGGCGAATAGTTGGTTGATTCTGCAGTTTTTTGGGTGA
- a CDS encoding LysR family transcriptional regulator has translation METLANLESFVRSAETGSFSAAARLLALTPAAVSRNVAMLERNMGVRLFQRSTRKLSLTEAGEGFLASIGGNLEALQAAISAVSSDRGEPAGVLKVSLAPTFGIGHVLPLLPQFLARYPLIRPEWHFENRQVDLIAEGYDAAIGGGFELTPGVISRTLAAADIVAVASPAYLAGRTLPRTPADLIGHTGIVMRGIRTGRIRQWVMHDRAGHEESAGLTENIVLNDPAAMREAALLGLGVTLLVLPDVAANIERGELVRLLPDWHADAGPISLYYPSRTLMPAKTRVFIDFVVEAFQR, from the coding sequence ATGGAAACCCTCGCCAACCTCGAATCTTTTGTACGCAGCGCTGAAACGGGCAGTTTTTCCGCCGCGGCACGTTTGCTGGCGCTGACACCCGCCGCGGTCAGCCGCAACGTGGCGATGCTGGAACGCAATATGGGTGTGCGGTTGTTCCAGCGTTCGACCCGCAAGCTGTCGCTCACTGAAGCCGGCGAGGGTTTTCTGGCCAGCATCGGCGGCAACCTGGAGGCGTTGCAAGCGGCGATCAGTGCCGTGAGCAGCGATCGCGGGGAGCCGGCCGGTGTGCTCAAGGTCAGCCTGGCGCCGACGTTTGGCATCGGTCATGTGCTGCCGTTGTTGCCGCAGTTCCTGGCGCGTTATCCGCTGATTCGCCCGGAATGGCACTTCGAAAATCGCCAGGTGGATTTGATTGCTGAAGGCTATGACGCGGCCATCGGCGGCGGCTTCGAACTCACGCCAGGGGTCATCTCACGGACATTGGCGGCGGCGGATATCGTCGCGGTGGCCTCACCGGCCTACCTGGCAGGACGCACGCTGCCGCGTACGCCGGCCGACCTGATCGGACACACCGGCATTGTGATGCGCGGCATTCGTACCGGGCGGATTCGTCAGTGGGTGATGCACGATCGAGCGGGCCATGAAGAGAGCGCCGGTCTGACCGAAAACATCGTGCTCAACGATCCAGCCGCCATGCGTGAGGCAGCGCTCCTGGGCCTGGGTGTGACGCTGCTGGTATTGCCGGATGTGGCAGCGAACATCGAGCGCGGGGAACTGGTGCGCCTGCTGCCGGACTGGCACGCCGATGCGGGGCCGATCTCGCTGTATTACCCGAGCCGGACGCTGATGCCGGCCAAGACCCGGGTGTTTATCGATTTTGTGGTTGAGGCGTTTCAGCGGTAG
- a CDS encoding NADPH-dependent F420 reductase, whose translation MGIIGIIGAGAIGSAFARALSRQGIEVVIANSRGPETLAALVAELGPTARAGTREEAAAQPIVLVAVNWSKLPTALAGLPGFGGRIVIDANNSIEAPLFKAVDLQGRMSSEVFAEWVPGARVVKAFNHLAARLLESDPAAEGGRRVLFVSGDDAEAKAQVVALTERLGFFGIDLGELSVGARLAQFPGGPLPVLNLVKFA comes from the coding sequence ATCGGCATCATCGGCATCATCGGCGCTGGCGCCATTGGTTCAGCGTTTGCCAGAGCCTTGTCCCGTCAGGGCATCGAAGTAGTCATCGCCAACAGTCGTGGTCCGGAGACCTTGGCCGCCCTGGTGGCGGAGCTCGGTCCGACGGCACGCGCCGGCACCCGTGAAGAAGCGGCCGCCCAGCCAATCGTTCTGGTGGCGGTCAACTGGTCGAAGTTGCCAACAGCACTCGCTGGTTTGCCGGGCTTCGGCGGGCGGATCGTGATCGACGCCAATAACTCGATTGAGGCGCCGTTGTTCAAGGCTGTGGATTTGCAGGGCCGTATGTCCAGCGAAGTGTTCGCTGAATGGGTGCCGGGGGCGAGAGTGGTGAAGGCGTTCAATCACCTGGCGGCGCGCTTGCTGGAGAGTGATCCGGCGGCGGAGGGCGGTCGGCGGGTGCTGTTTGTGTCGGGCGATGATGCCGAGGCGAAAGCTCAGGTGGTTGCGTTGACCGAACGCTTGGGCTTCTTCGGGATTGATCTTGGGGAGTTGAGTGTCGGCGCGCGGTTGGCGCAGTTTCCGGGTGGGCCGTTGCCAGTGTTGAACCTCGTGAAGTTCGCCTGA
- a CDS encoding acetyl-CoA C-acetyltransferase, which produces MQEVVIVAATRTAIGSFQGSLANVSAVDLGAAVIRQLLTQTGLNPAEVDEVIMGQVLTAGAGQNPARQSAIKAGLPFTVPAMTLNKVCGSGLKALHLATQAIRCGDADVIIAGGQENMSLSNYVMPGARTGLRMGHAQIVDTMISDGLWDAFNDYHMGITAENLAEKYSLTREQQDAFAAASQQKATAAIEAGRFADEITPILIPQRKGDPLSFATDEQPRAGTTAEALGKLKPAFKKDGSVTAGNASSLNDGAAAVILMSAEKAKALGLPVLAKIAAYANAGVDPAIMGIGPVSATRRCLNKAGWSIDQLDLIEANEAFAAQSLAVAKDLEWDLNKVNVNGGAIALGHPIGASGCRVLVTLLHEMIKRDAKKGLATLCIGGGQGVALAIERA; this is translated from the coding sequence ATGCAAGAAGTCGTCATTGTCGCCGCCACCCGTACTGCCATCGGCAGCTTCCAGGGCTCGCTGGCCAATGTGTCCGCCGTAGACCTCGGTGCTGCGGTGATCCGTCAGTTGCTGACGCAAACCGGCCTGAACCCGGCTGAAGTCGATGAAGTGATCATGGGCCAGGTGTTGACCGCCGGCGCCGGGCAAAACCCTGCGCGTCAGTCCGCGATCAAGGCGGGCCTGCCGTTCACCGTGCCGGCCATGACCCTGAACAAGGTCTGCGGCTCGGGCCTCAAGGCCCTGCACCTGGCCACCCAGGCGATTCGCTGCGGCGACGCCGACGTGATCATTGCCGGCGGCCAGGAAAACATGAGCCTGTCCAACTACGTCATGCCCGGTGCGCGAACCGGTCTGCGCATGGGGCACGCGCAAATCGTCGACACCATGATCAGCGACGGACTGTGGGATGCGTTCAACGATTACCACATGGGCATCACCGCCGAGAACCTGGCTGAAAAGTACAGCCTGACTCGTGAGCAACAGGACGCCTTCGCTGCGGCCTCGCAGCAGAAAGCCACGGCCGCCATCGAAGCCGGGCGTTTTGCCGATGAGATCACGCCGATCCTGATTCCGCAGCGCAAGGGCGATCCGCTGTCCTTCGCCACCGATGAACAGCCACGCGCCGGCACCACCGCCGAAGCCCTGGGCAAACTGAAACCGGCCTTCAAGAAGGACGGTTCGGTGACCGCCGGTAACGCCTCGTCGCTGAACGATGGCGCCGCCGCCGTGATCCTGATGAGCGCAGAAAAAGCCAAAGCCTTGGGTCTGCCGGTGCTGGCAAAAATCGCGGCTTACGCCAACGCGGGCGTGGACCCGGCGATCATGGGCATCGGCCCGGTGTCGGCCACTCGCCGTTGCCTGAACAAAGCCGGCTGGTCCATCGACCAACTGGACCTGATCGAAGCCAACGAAGCCTTCGCCGCGCAATCCCTGGCGGTGGCCAAGGACCTGGAATGGGACTTGAACAAGGTCAACGTCAACGGCGGCGCCATCGCCCTCGGTCACCCGATCGGTGCGTCGGGTTGCCGTGTGCTGGTGACTTTGCTGCATGAAATGATCAAGCGCGACGCCAAGAAAGGCCTCGCCACCCTGTGCATCGGTGGTGGTCAGGGCGTGGCACTGGCGATCGAACGGGCTTAA
- a CDS encoding CoA transferase subunit B codes for MALSREQMAQRVAREMQDGFYVNLGIGIPTLVANYIPEGMEVMLQSENGLLGMGPFPTEETIDADMINAGKQTVTARTGASIFSSAESFAMIRGGHVDLTVLGAFEVDVQGNIASWMIPGKLVKGMGGAMDLVAGADNIIVIMTHASKDGESKLLSQCSLPLTGAGCIKRVLTDLAYLEIENGAFILKERAPGVSVEEIVAKTAGKLIVPDHVPEMQFAAQ; via the coding sequence ATGGCACTTTCCCGCGAACAAATGGCTCAACGCGTCGCCCGCGAAATGCAGGACGGCTTCTACGTGAACCTGGGCATCGGCATTCCGACCCTCGTCGCCAACTACATTCCCGAAGGCATGGAAGTCATGCTGCAGTCGGAAAACGGCCTGCTCGGCATGGGTCCTTTTCCTACTGAAGAAACCATCGATGCCGACATGATCAACGCCGGCAAGCAAACCGTGACCGCGCGTACCGGCGCGTCGATCTTTTCCTCCGCCGAGTCCTTCGCGATGATTCGCGGGGGTCATGTCGACCTGACCGTGCTGGGCGCTTTTGAAGTCGACGTACAAGGCAACATCGCCTCGTGGATGATCCCTGGCAAGCTGGTCAAGGGCATGGGCGGCGCGATGGACCTGGTGGCCGGCGCAGACAACATCATCGTCATCATGACCCACGCGTCCAAGGACGGTGAGTCCAAGCTGCTGTCCCAATGCAGCCTGCCGCTGACCGGTGCCGGTTGCATCAAGCGCGTACTGACTGACCTGGCGTATCTTGAAATCGAAAACGGCGCGTTCATTCTCAAAGAGCGTGCGCCGGGCGTCAGCGTCGAAGAGATCGTCGCCAAGACTGCCGGTAAACTGATCGTGCCGGATCACGTTCCGGAAATGCAGTTCGCTGCCCAGTGA
- a CDS encoding LysR family transcriptional regulator, which produces MTVKQIRAFLAVAQSLSFAVACERLHLSQSALSLTIKALEEGLGGRLFTRNTRNVALTPEGESLVPLARRLIADWDNVEDELRQRFTLQRGRVTLAAMPSFAGNLLPPILKTFRARYPKVNVTVNDVINEQVLEMVRDRQVELGVAFEPTQSSSLQFTPLYRDRFVAVVPFDSPFSEREDIDWQTLLEEPFITLQRPSTVRVMLEEHLQTRGMKLPVEFESHQLATVGRMVASGLGVSAVPALCAGQMRELGARCITLRDPVVERAIGVLTKPGVELSAAAQALFDILKEEHFDQRLAL; this is translated from the coding sequence ATGACAGTCAAGCAGATCCGCGCCTTTCTGGCGGTGGCCCAGAGTCTGAGTTTTGCCGTCGCCTGCGAACGATTGCACCTGTCGCAATCGGCGTTGAGCCTGACCATCAAGGCGCTGGAGGAGGGCCTGGGCGGGCGGCTGTTTACCCGCAACACGCGCAACGTGGCGCTGACGCCCGAGGGGGAGTCCCTGGTGCCGTTGGCCCGCCGATTGATCGCGGACTGGGACAATGTCGAGGACGAATTGCGCCAGCGTTTTACCCTGCAGCGCGGGCGCGTGACGCTGGCGGCGATGCCGTCGTTTGCTGGCAATCTGCTGCCGCCGATCCTCAAGACGTTCCGCGCGCGCTATCCCAAGGTCAACGTCACGGTGAATGACGTGATCAACGAGCAGGTGCTGGAAATGGTGCGCGATCGGCAGGTCGAGTTGGGCGTAGCGTTTGAACCGACGCAAAGTTCGTCGCTGCAATTCACGCCGTTGTACCGGGACCGGTTTGTGGCGGTGGTGCCGTTCGATTCGCCTTTTTCAGAGCGCGAAGACATTGATTGGCAGACGTTGCTTGAAGAGCCTTTCATTACCTTGCAGCGACCGTCGACGGTGCGGGTGATGCTGGAGGAGCACTTGCAAACGCGGGGGATGAAGTTGCCGGTGGAGTTTGAAAGCCATCAGTTGGCGACAGTCGGGAGAATGGTCGCCAGCGGCCTGGGGGTGAGCGCGGTGCCGGCGTTGTGTGCCGGGCAGATGCGCGAGTTGGGCGCGCGGTGCATTACCCTGCGTGACCCGGTGGTGGAACGGGCGATCGGGGTGTTGACCAAGCCTGGGGTGGAGTTGTCGGCGGCGGCGCAGGCGTTGTTCGATATTCTCAAGGAAGAACACTTCGACCAACGCCTTGCCCTGTGA
- a CDS encoding putative quinol monooxygenase → MSDQVAFIVYLPAKPERFAETKERLLDVVHQMSAEPDFVNTWVHQLQDEPNTLVLYETWNCSKEDFITRHLSKPYRQDYEKLLPELLASDRRIEFLDVIESYPVRRDV, encoded by the coding sequence ATGAGTGATCAAGTCGCGTTTATCGTTTACCTGCCAGCCAAACCGGAACGCTTCGCCGAAACAAAGGAGCGCCTGCTGGATGTGGTGCACCAGATGTCAGCCGAGCCGGACTTCGTCAACACCTGGGTCCACCAGTTGCAGGACGAGCCGAACACTCTGGTGCTCTACGAAACCTGGAACTGCAGCAAGGAAGACTTCATCACCCGTCACCTGAGCAAGCCGTATCGCCAGGACTACGAAAAGCTATTGCCGGAGCTGTTGGCCAGCGACCGTCGGATCGAGTTTCTGGACGTGATCGAGAGCTACCCGGTGCGCCGCGACGTGTAA